A single genomic interval of Balaenoptera musculus isolate JJ_BM4_2016_0621 chromosome 14, mBalMus1.pri.v3, whole genome shotgun sequence harbors:
- the IER3IP1 gene encoding immediate early response 3-interacting protein 1 has translation MAFTLYSLLQAALLCVNAIAVLHEERFLKNIGWGTDQGIGGFGEEPGIKSQLMNLIRSVRTVMRVPLIIVNSIAIVLLLLFG, from the exons TTACGCTGTACTCGCTGCTGCAGGCGGCCCTACTCTGCGTCAATGCCATCGCCGTGCTACACGAGGAGCGATTCCTCAAGAACA TTGGCTGGGGAACAGACCAGGGAATTGGTGGATTCGGAGAAGAGCCAGGAATTAAATCTCAGCTAATGAACCTTATTCGATCTGTGAGAACTGTGATGAGAG tGCCATTGATAATAGTAAACTCAATTGCAATTGTATTACTTTTACTATTTGGGTGA